Proteins from a single region of Streptomyces sp. Tu 3180:
- a CDS encoding UBP-type zinc finger domain-containing protein, translating to MTSDHAIDPSVPPSGAGCADCDAAGGWWFHLRRCAQCGHVGCCDSSPGRHATAHHEATGHPVIRSYEPGEDWFWNYATGELYESGPELAPPVSRPADQPAPGPAGRVPANWAETLRR from the coding sequence ATGACCAGCGACCACGCCATCGACCCGAGCGTCCCGCCGAGCGGCGCGGGGTGCGCCGACTGCGACGCCGCCGGGGGCTGGTGGTTCCATCTGCGGCGCTGCGCGCAGTGCGGCCACGTCGGCTGCTGCGACAGCTCGCCGGGCCGGCACGCCACCGCGCACCACGAGGCGACGGGGCATCCCGTGATCCGCAGCTACGAGCCCGGCGAGGACTGGTTCTGGAACTACGCCACCGGTGAGCTGTACGAGTCCGGTCCCGAGCTGGCGCCGCCGGTCAGCCGTCCGGCGGACCAGCCGGCCCCGGGCCCGGCGGGGAGGGTCCCGGCGAACTGGGCCGAGACGCTGCGGCGCTGA
- a CDS encoding serine hydrolase domain-containing protein: MVSAATTRRGAAAAAAVLFLLAVPAHAAPPARDTVLPAPDPAGLTDVLRTARSQGAPGALARLDDHGAVHRAAVGVADPGTGRAISTADRFRIGSVTKTMTATVLLQLVDEGRLELDSPVGRHLPGLLPDERVTVRHLLSHRSGLHDHTDEMFARTVPGFEAVRTRTFTLRELVRLSLRHPPTTRPGGAHRYSNTNFVVAGMLIRKLTGHSLATEYRNRIIAPLGLRDTFYPHPRTAIPGRHARGHLTPDADGAALVDATEQTVSWAQSAGAVVSSARDVNTFLSALLAGRLTSAAGLARMRHWVPSGTGQAYGLGLRRRDLSCGVSVYGHTGAVQGYYTYAFASEDGRRSLTALATTSNNAAVMRTMLRTLESAFCGKRPAVRRAGAPVRRHEDVTAGRVPD; this comes from the coding sequence ATGGTCTCGGCGGCGACGACGCGCAGGGGTGCCGCGGCAGCGGCGGCCGTGCTGTTCCTCCTGGCGGTCCCGGCGCATGCCGCTCCCCCGGCGCGGGACACCGTGCTGCCCGCGCCCGATCCGGCCGGCCTCACGGACGTGCTGCGCACGGCGCGGTCGCAGGGCGCGCCCGGCGCCCTGGCCCGGCTCGACGACCACGGCGCCGTCCACCGGGCGGCCGTCGGCGTCGCCGACCCGGGCACCGGCCGGGCGATCTCCACCGCCGACCGCTTCCGCATCGGCAGCGTCACCAAGACGATGACCGCCACGGTGCTGCTGCAACTCGTCGACGAGGGCAGGCTGGAGCTCGACTCGCCGGTCGGCCGCCACCTGCCCGGGCTGCTGCCGGACGAGCGCGTCACCGTGCGCCATCTGCTGAGCCACCGCAGCGGTCTGCACGACCACACCGACGAGATGTTCGCGCGGACCGTGCCGGGCTTCGAGGCGGTCCGCACCCGGACGTTCACCCTCCGGGAGCTGGTGCGGCTGTCGCTGCGGCACCCCCCGACCACCCGGCCCGGCGGCGCCCACCGCTACTCCAACACCAACTTCGTCGTCGCCGGGATGCTCATCAGGAAGCTGACCGGTCACTCCCTCGCCACGGAGTACCGGAACCGGATCATCGCCCCGCTGGGGCTGCGCGACACCTTCTACCCGCACCCCCGCACCGCGATCCCCGGCCGCCACGCCCGTGGCCACCTCACCCCGGACGCGGACGGGGCCGCCCTCGTCGACGCCACCGAGCAGACCGTGTCCTGGGCCCAGAGCGCGGGCGCCGTCGTCTCCAGCGCCCGGGACGTCAACACCTTCCTCTCGGCACTGCTCGCCGGGCGGCTGACCTCCGCCGCGGGCCTGGCCCGGATGCGGCACTGGGTGCCGTCCGGCACCGGCCAGGCGTACGGGCTCGGGCTGCGGCGCCGCGACCTGTCGTGCGGCGTGTCGGTGTACGGGCACACCGGCGCCGTCCAGGGCTACTACACGTACGCGTTCGCCTCCGAGGACGGCCGGCGCAGCCTCACGGCGCTGGCCACCACCTCCAACAACGCGGCGGTGATGCGCACGATGCTGCGCACGCTGGAGTCCGCGTTCTGCGGGAAGCGGCCGGCGGTGCGGCGTGCCGGGGCGCCCGTCCGGCGGCACGAGGACGTCACCGCGGGGCGGGTCCCGGACTGA
- a CDS encoding FAD-dependent oxidoreductase, which yields MAQAADAARTVIMTVDDDPGVSRAVARDLRRRYGASYRIVRAESGESALDALRELKLRGDLVAVILADYRMPRMNGIEFLEQALDVYPGARRVLLTAYADTGAAIDAINVVDLDHYLLKPWDPPEEKLYPVLDDLLEAWRRSDHRPVPSTKLVGHRWSARSSEVREFLARNQVPYRWYSSDEPEGRRLLTAAGEDGLRLPVVITPEGTALVEPEPVDLAAHVGLATTPTADFYDLVVIGGGPAGLGAAVYGASEGLRTVLVERSATGGQAGQSSRIENYLGFPDGVSGAQLTERARRQAARFGAEILTAREVTGLEVNGSARVVRFSDGSSVAAHSVILATGVSYRQLTAPGCDDLIGCGVFYGSALTEAASCQGQDVHIVGGANSAGQAAMYLARGAKSVTLLVRGESLTASMSYYLIQQIDEAPNIFVRTGTVVESAHGDGRLERLTLRDVGSGETESVDAQWMFVFIGAAPLTDWLDGTVLRDAGGFILAGPDLTPDGRPPAGWELDRPPYHLETSIPGVFVAGDARAESAKRVASAVGEGAMAVMLVHRYLEQS from the coding sequence ATGGCACAGGCCGCCGACGCGGCGCGGACCGTCATCATGACCGTGGACGACGACCCGGGCGTCTCCCGCGCCGTGGCCCGGGACCTGAGGCGGCGCTACGGGGCGTCGTACCGGATCGTGCGCGCGGAGTCCGGCGAGTCCGCGCTGGACGCGCTGCGCGAGCTGAAGCTGCGCGGGGACCTCGTCGCGGTGATCCTCGCCGACTACCGGATGCCGCGGATGAACGGCATCGAGTTCCTCGAGCAGGCCCTGGACGTGTACCCGGGCGCGCGGCGGGTGCTGCTGACCGCGTACGCGGACACGGGCGCGGCGATCGACGCGATCAACGTGGTCGACCTGGACCACTACCTGCTCAAGCCGTGGGACCCGCCCGAGGAGAAGCTCTACCCGGTCCTCGACGACCTCCTCGAGGCGTGGCGGCGCAGCGACCACCGGCCCGTGCCCAGCACCAAGCTGGTCGGGCACCGCTGGTCGGCGCGCTCCTCGGAGGTGCGCGAGTTCCTGGCCCGCAACCAGGTGCCGTACCGCTGGTACTCCTCCGACGAACCGGAGGGCCGGCGGCTGCTGACGGCCGCGGGCGAGGACGGCCTGCGGCTGCCGGTGGTGATCACCCCGGAGGGGACGGCGCTGGTGGAGCCCGAGCCCGTGGACCTCGCCGCGCACGTGGGGCTGGCGACGACACCGACGGCCGACTTCTACGACCTGGTGGTGATCGGCGGCGGACCGGCCGGGCTGGGCGCGGCGGTCTACGGCGCCTCGGAGGGGCTGCGGACCGTGCTGGTGGAGCGGTCGGCCACGGGGGGGCAGGCCGGGCAGAGCTCCCGGATCGAGAACTACCTCGGCTTCCCCGACGGGGTGTCCGGCGCGCAGCTCACCGAGCGGGCGCGGCGGCAGGCGGCGCGGTTCGGCGCCGAGATCCTCACCGCGCGCGAGGTGACGGGACTGGAGGTCAACGGGTCCGCACGGGTCGTACGGTTCTCGGACGGCTCGTCGGTGGCCGCGCACAGCGTGATCCTCGCGACCGGCGTGTCGTACCGGCAGCTGACGGCACCGGGCTGCGACGACCTGATCGGCTGCGGGGTGTTCTACGGGTCGGCGCTCACCGAGGCGGCCTCCTGCCAGGGGCAGGACGTCCACATCGTGGGCGGCGCCAACTCCGCCGGGCAGGCGGCCATGTACCTGGCCCGGGGCGCCAAGTCGGTGACGCTGCTGGTGCGTGGCGAGTCCCTGACGGCGTCGATGTCGTACTACCTGATCCAGCAGATCGACGAGGCCCCCAACATCTTCGTGCGCACCGGCACGGTCGTGGAGTCCGCGCACGGTGACGGCCGTCTGGAACGGCTGACGCTGCGGGACGTCGGGAGCGGCGAGACGGAGTCCGTCGACGCGCAGTGGATGTTCGTGTTCATCGGCGCGGCCCCGCTGACGGACTGGCTCGACGGGACGGTGCTGCGGGACGCCGGCGGGTTCATCCTCGCCGGACCGGACCTCACCCCCGACGGCCGGCCGCCCGCGGGCTGGGAGCTGGACCGGCCGCCGTACCACCTGGAGACCAGCATTCCGGGCGTGTTCGTGGCGGGCGACGCGCGCGCGGAGTCCGCGAAACGGGTCGCGTCCGCCGTCGGAGAGGGAGCCATGGCCGTGATGCTCGTCCACCGGTACCTGGAGCAGTCGTGA
- a CDS encoding ATP-binding protein codes for MSGRPMPCSPQEIGSLFLFEKLAPEQLGRLCAEGRVERFEPGPVYAEGDPATCFYVMLEGTVVLSRRVGGDDVEVNRTSQRGVYAGAMQAYLGDRVPQVYNNSMRVTEPTRFFVLPADTFAGIMQEWFPMAVHLLEGLFFGSKNTQRAIGQRERLLALGSLSAGLTHELNNPAAAAVRATATLRERVAKMRHKLRVISTGTYEPETLANLIEIQERTAERVAKAPSLSPLEAADREDVLSDWLDDHGIAEGWRIAPTFVQAGLDADWLDQVVAAVDEDLLPGAVGWLNYTVETELLMDEIEDATTRISHLVDAAKQYSQLDRAPYQVADVHELLDSTLLMLSGKIGQRIQVVKEYDRTLPRIPAYPAELNQVWTNLIDNAVSAIDGAGGDGGTLTVRTARDHDRLLVEFRDTGTGIPPEIRDRVFDPFFTTKPVGEGTGLGLDISWRIVVNKHRGTLRFTSEPGDTRFQVLLPLTARSPDDSPEEQA; via the coding sequence GTGAGCGGGCGGCCGATGCCCTGCAGCCCGCAGGAGATCGGTTCGCTGTTCCTGTTCGAGAAGCTCGCCCCGGAGCAGCTCGGACGACTGTGCGCCGAGGGGCGGGTGGAGCGGTTCGAGCCCGGTCCGGTGTACGCGGAGGGCGATCCGGCCACGTGCTTCTACGTGATGCTGGAGGGCACCGTCGTGCTGTCCCGCCGGGTCGGCGGGGACGACGTCGAGGTCAACCGGACGTCCCAGCGCGGGGTGTACGCGGGTGCCATGCAGGCGTACCTCGGGGACCGGGTGCCGCAGGTCTACAACAACTCGATGCGGGTGACCGAGCCGACGCGGTTCTTCGTGCTGCCCGCGGACACGTTCGCGGGCATCATGCAGGAGTGGTTCCCGATGGCGGTCCATCTGCTGGAGGGGCTGTTCTTCGGTTCGAAGAACACCCAGCGGGCCATCGGGCAGCGGGAACGGCTGCTGGCGCTCGGCTCGTTGTCGGCCGGGCTGACGCACGAGCTCAACAACCCGGCCGCGGCGGCCGTGCGGGCGACCGCGACCCTGCGGGAGCGCGTGGCCAAGATGCGGCACAAACTGCGGGTGATCTCGACGGGCACGTACGAGCCGGAGACGCTGGCGAACCTGATCGAGATCCAGGAGCGCACGGCCGAACGGGTCGCCAAGGCCCCCTCGCTCAGTCCCCTCGAGGCGGCGGACCGCGAGGACGTCCTCTCCGACTGGCTCGACGACCACGGCATCGCCGAGGGCTGGCGGATCGCCCCCACCTTCGTGCAGGCCGGGCTCGACGCGGACTGGCTGGACCAGGTCGTCGCCGCCGTGGACGAGGATCTCCTGCCCGGCGCGGTCGGCTGGCTCAACTACACGGTCGAGACCGAGCTGCTGATGGACGAGATCGAGGACGCCACGACCCGCATCTCCCACCTGGTCGACGCCGCCAAGCAGTACTCCCAGCTCGACCGCGCCCCCTACCAGGTGGCCGACGTGCACGAACTCCTCGACAGCACCCTGCTGATGCTGTCGGGCAAGATCGGGCAGCGGATCCAGGTCGTGAAGGAGTACGACCGCACGCTGCCGAGGATCCCGGCGTATCCGGCGGAGCTCAACCAGGTGTGGACGAACCTGATCGACAACGCGGTCTCCGCCATCGACGGCGCGGGAGGCGACGGCGGCACCCTGACCGTGCGCACCGCGCGCGACCACGACCGGCTGCTGGTGGAGTTCCGCGACACCGGGACCGGGATCCCGCCGGAGATCCGCGACCGCGTCTTCGACCCTTTCTTCACCACCAAGCCGGTGGGCGAGGGCACCGGGCTCGGCCTGGACATCTCCTGGCGGATCGTGGTCAACAAGCACCGCGGCACCCTGCGGTTCACGTCCGAGCCGGGCGACACCCGCTTCCAGGTGCTCCTTCCGCTCACCGCGCGGTCCCCCGACGACAGCCCCGAGGAGCAGGCATGA